From the Cyanobium sp. M30B3 genome, the window TCCGCCGGCACCGGCGGCTGGCATGTGGGCAAACCGGCCGATTCCCGCATGCGGGCCGCCGCGGCCCGTCGGGGCCTGGAGCTCACCAGCAGGGCCCGCCAGCTGGAGGCGAGCGACCTCGGCCGCTTCGACCACATCCTCACCATGGACGACGACAACCTGGCGACAGTGCTGGAGATGGCCCGGCGGGCTGCCGCAGCGGGCCTCAGCCAGCGGGCGACGGTGGAACCCCTGGTGCGCTACTGCCGCCTGCACAGCGTGCGGGAGGTGCCGGATCCGTACTACGGCGGCGAGCAGGGCTTCGAGCACGTGCTCGACCTGCTCGACGATGCCTGCGCTGGCCTGCTGGAGGCCCTCAGAGGCCGCTAGAGGCGGGGCTGGCGGCGGCGGGCCCAGGCCAGGCCTCTTCGGGAATGCGCTGGCGGAACAGATCCACCAGGGCCTGGATCACCGCCTCGATGGCCAGGCCATCGGTGATCAGTTCCTGGGCATCGACCGCCATGCACAGGGGTGCCACCTCCCGGCTGGAATCGCGCCGATCGCGCTCGGCGATCTGGGATTCCAGCTCCTGCAGCGGCGGCACGGGGAAGCCGCGCTGCTCCAGATCCAGGGCCCGGCGGCGGGCCCGTTCGGCCACGCTGGCGGTGAGAAACACCTTGAGGTCGGCATCGGGGAACACGGCCGTACCGATGTCCCGGCCCTCGGCCACCAGCCCCCCCCGCTGGCCCATCGCCTGCTGCTG encodes:
- a CDS encoding low molecular weight phosphotyrosine protein phosphatase, whose product is MTPDRRVLFVCLGNICRSPAAEGVFRHHLSQAGLSDSVLVDSAGTGGWHVGKPADSRMRAAAARRGLELTSRARQLEASDLGRFDHILTMDDDNLATVLEMARRAAAAGLSQRATVEPLVRYCRLHSVREVPDPYYGGEQGFEHVLDLLDDACAGLLEALRGR